In a genomic window of Streptomyces koelreuteriae:
- a CDS encoding glycoside hydrolase family 15 protein: MPRTADGRRYLPIAEHGLIGDLRSVALVGTDGTIDWYCCPAFDAPSVFASILDAERGGCFELAATVPARTKQFYFPDTNVLMTRFFTEDGVGEVQDFMPVDGEPAEAERHRLIRRVVCVRGSVPFRTRVAPRFDYGTRPHTVRLNGESALFEADGMALALTATVPLEVDGLDVRGDFKLGEGESAVFALDKVGGEVSPRRCARTEAEEQLAATVTYWRTWLASSRYRGRWREMVHRSALTLKLLTYAPTGAIVAAPTTSLPERLGGERNWDYRYVWVRDAAFCVYALLRLGFTGEAEAFMDFVTRHISPGDGKHSGPLQIMYGIDGRADLPERTLDHLEGHEGSAPVRVGNAAADQLQLDIYGALIDSIYLYDKWAKPISSGQWDDVTALVDWVCAHWDQPDEGVWETRGGRKNFLYSRLMCWVAIERAIRMATRRGLPADLPRWRECRDTIYRRIMSRGWSEERRAFVQHEDGDVLDAAVLMMPLTKFIAPTDPKWLSTLDVLTEELVSDSLVYRYDPESSPDGVRGDEGTFSICSFWYVEAMVHAGRIDEARLAFEKMLTYANHLGLYAEEISHTGEQQGNFPQAFTHLALISAAFNLDRALG; this comes from the coding sequence ATGCCGAGAACAGCGGACGGGCGGCGGTATCTGCCGATCGCCGAGCACGGGCTGATCGGTGATCTGCGCAGTGTGGCCCTGGTGGGGACGGACGGCACGATCGACTGGTACTGCTGCCCGGCCTTCGACGCGCCCAGTGTGTTCGCCTCGATCCTGGACGCGGAGCGCGGCGGCTGCTTCGAACTGGCGGCGACCGTGCCGGCGCGGACCAAGCAGTTCTACTTCCCCGACACCAATGTCCTGATGACCCGGTTCTTCACCGAGGACGGGGTCGGCGAGGTGCAGGACTTCATGCCGGTGGACGGCGAGCCGGCCGAGGCCGAGCGGCACCGGCTGATCCGGCGGGTGGTGTGCGTCCGCGGCTCGGTCCCGTTCCGTACCCGTGTCGCTCCCCGCTTCGACTACGGCACCCGGCCGCACACCGTCCGGCTGAACGGTGAGTCGGCGCTCTTCGAAGCCGACGGGATGGCGCTCGCGCTGACCGCGACCGTGCCGCTGGAGGTGGACGGCCTTGACGTGCGCGGGGACTTCAAGCTCGGCGAGGGCGAGTCGGCGGTGTTCGCGCTGGACAAGGTCGGGGGCGAGGTGTCGCCCCGGCGGTGTGCGCGTACGGAGGCGGAGGAGCAGCTCGCGGCGACGGTGACGTACTGGCGGACCTGGCTGGCGTCGTCGCGGTACCGCGGCCGCTGGCGGGAGATGGTGCACCGCTCGGCGCTGACGCTGAAGCTGCTGACGTACGCGCCGACCGGGGCGATCGTGGCCGCGCCGACGACGAGCCTGCCCGAGCGGCTCGGCGGCGAACGCAACTGGGACTACCGGTACGTGTGGGTGCGCGACGCGGCGTTTTGCGTCTACGCCCTGCTGCGGCTGGGCTTCACCGGCGAGGCCGAGGCGTTCATGGACTTCGTGACCCGGCACATCAGCCCGGGCGACGGCAAGCACTCCGGCCCGCTGCAGATCATGTACGGCATCGACGGGCGTGCCGACCTGCCCGAACGCACCCTCGACCATCTGGAGGGCCACGAGGGCTCCGCACCGGTACGGGTCGGCAACGCGGCGGCCGACCAGCTCCAGCTCGACATCTACGGCGCGCTGATCGACTCCATCTACCTCTACGACAAGTGGGCCAAACCCATCTCCAGCGGCCAGTGGGACGATGTGACCGCGCTGGTGGACTGGGTGTGCGCGCACTGGGACCAGCCCGACGAGGGGGTCTGGGAGACCCGGGGCGGCCGCAAGAACTTCCTGTACTCGCGGCTGATGTGCTGGGTGGCGATCGAGCGGGCCATCCGGATGGCCACCCGGCGCGGACTGCCCGCCGATCTGCCGCGCTGGCGGGAGTGCCGCGACACCATCTACCGGCGGATCATGAGCCGGGGCTGGTCCGAGGAGCGCCGGGCCTTCGTCCAGCATGAGGACGGCGATGTGCTGGACGCGGCCGTGCTGATGATGCCGCTGACGAAGTTCATCGCCCCGACGGATCCCAAGTGGCTGTCGACGCTGGACGTCCTCACCGAGGAGCTGGTGTCGGACTCGCTGGTCTACCGCTACGACCCGGAGTCCAGCCCTGACGGGGTGCGCGGCGACGAGGGCACGTTCTCCATCTGCTCGTTCTGGTACGTCGAGGCCATGGTGCACGCCGGCCGGATCGACGAGGCCCGCCTCGCGTTCGAGAAGATGCTGACGTACGCCAACCATCTCGGCCTGTACGCCGAGGAGATCAGCCACACCGGGGAGCAGCAGGGCAACTTCCCGCAGGCGTTCACCCATCTGGCGCTGATCAGCGCGGCCTTCAACCTGGACCGGGCGCTCGGCTGA
- a CDS encoding class I SAM-dependent methyltransferase — MTSPLHRALRALDRFHSARPWDHNAHFHRWILRQLPARAGNALDVGCGSGDLARLLAGRAEQVHGIDADPAITARARELTPAAVPVTYAVADAPAGLSDGPYDVITCVAVLHHLPFAETLKAFRERLAPGGTLVVVGVSRERTPVDHVLGIASIPLNIVMALVKNRGRRAARPASMTAPTRPADMTFPEILREARAVLPGARLRRRLFWRCTLVWHHR; from the coding sequence ATGACGTCACCGCTCCACCGGGCCCTGCGCGCACTCGACCGCTTCCACTCCGCCCGCCCTTGGGACCACAACGCCCACTTCCATCGCTGGATCCTGCGGCAACTCCCCGCGCGTGCGGGAAACGCCCTGGACGTGGGGTGCGGCAGCGGTGACCTCGCCCGGCTGCTGGCCGGCCGGGCCGAACAGGTGCACGGGATCGACGCCGACCCGGCGATCACGGCCCGGGCGCGGGAGCTGACCCCGGCGGCGGTCCCGGTGACCTACGCGGTGGCCGACGCGCCGGCCGGGCTTTCCGACGGGCCGTACGACGTCATCACCTGCGTCGCCGTGCTCCACCACCTGCCGTTCGCGGAGACGCTCAAGGCCTTCCGTGAGCGTCTGGCCCCCGGCGGCACGCTGGTCGTCGTCGGGGTCTCCCGGGAACGGACCCCCGTCGACCACGTCCTCGGCATCGCGTCGATCCCGCTCAACATCGTCATGGCCCTGGTCAAGAACCGCGGCCGCCGGGCAGCACGCCCGGCCTCGATGACCGCCCCCACGAGACCGGCGGACATGACCTTCCCCGAGATCCTCCGCGAGGCCCGTGCCGTCCTGCCCGGTGCCCGTCTGCGCCGCCGCCTGTTCTGGCGCTGCACGCTGGTGTGGCACCACCGCTGA
- a CDS encoding ABC transporter substrate-binding protein produces MPGHRTTGFCASAAALALCVMLAGCSGSGETAGGGKVVLRYTWWGNPDRAARTEQAVALFEKQHPNVDVTTSFSGYDAYKQKLATQAAGGDAPDVMQLDYRQIDQYASGGVLLDLAQQKSVLRTSEIDQGLLATGRVDDIQYAIPQGRGTETVVHDVTTWKKSGVPLPGESWTWSQWADAMRALAKKTGRPGATDPGQSEDAFEVWLRGRGKSLYTEDGGLGFTAGDLTRWWTFTDKLRREGAVSPAEQTTQLDGSVENTPLGRGKATADTNWDAPSSGYLALVPSGVALAPMPSGEDGTPGQYFKPSMFLGVSANTGHPKEAAQLVDFMINDREAAKILGAGRGIPVNETIRDEIGPELKDFDKTIADFQASLDGKLKDPPQAPPSGDNALQTTFQRDYDQVSYARMSPREAAENYVTEAKAELRS; encoded by the coding sequence ATGCCCGGACACAGGACAACGGGGTTCTGCGCGTCGGCCGCCGCACTGGCACTGTGCGTCATGCTGGCAGGCTGCTCAGGATCCGGGGAGACCGCCGGCGGCGGCAAGGTCGTGCTGCGCTACACGTGGTGGGGCAACCCCGACCGTGCGGCACGCACCGAGCAGGCCGTCGCGCTGTTCGAGAAACAGCACCCGAACGTCGACGTCACGACGTCGTTCTCCGGCTACGACGCCTACAAGCAGAAGCTCGCCACCCAGGCCGCCGGCGGTGACGCCCCGGACGTGATGCAGCTGGACTACCGCCAGATCGACCAGTACGCCTCCGGCGGAGTGCTGCTCGACCTGGCGCAGCAGAAGTCCGTCCTGCGCACCTCCGAGATCGACCAGGGCCTGCTCGCCACCGGCCGCGTGGACGACATCCAGTACGCCATCCCGCAAGGCCGCGGCACCGAGACCGTCGTCCACGACGTCACGACCTGGAAGAAGTCGGGAGTCCCGCTCCCCGGCGAGAGCTGGACCTGGAGCCAGTGGGCCGACGCCATGCGCGCCCTCGCCAAGAAGACCGGCAGGCCCGGGGCCACCGACCCCGGCCAGAGCGAGGACGCCTTCGAGGTCTGGCTGCGCGGCCGGGGCAAGTCCCTCTACACCGAGGACGGCGGGCTCGGCTTCACCGCCGGGGACCTGACCCGCTGGTGGACCTTCACCGACAAGCTGCGCCGCGAGGGCGCCGTCTCGCCCGCCGAGCAGACCACCCAGCTCGACGGCTCCGTGGAGAACACCCCGCTCGGCCGGGGCAAGGCGACCGCCGACACCAACTGGGACGCCCCGTCCAGCGGTTACCTCGCGCTCGTCCCGAGCGGAGTCGCCCTCGCCCCCATGCCGTCCGGCGAGGACGGCACCCCCGGCCAGTACTTCAAGCCGTCCATGTTCCTCGGCGTCTCGGCCAACACCGGCCACCCCAAGGAGGCGGCCCAGCTCGTCGACTTCATGATCAACGACCGGGAGGCCGCGAAGATCCTCGGCGCCGGCCGCGGCATCCCCGTCAACGAGACCATCCGCGACGAGATCGGCCCGGAGCTCAAGGACTTCGACAAGACCATCGCCGACTTCCAGGCATCCCTCGACGGCAAGCTCAAGGACCCGCCCCAGGCCCCGCCCTCGGGTGACAACGCCCTGCAGACCACCTTCCAGCGCGACTACGACCAGGTGTCCTACGCGCGCATGTCGCCCCGCGAGGCGGCCGAGAACTACGTCACCGAGGCGAAGGCGGAGCTGAGGTCATGA
- a CDS encoding carbohydrate ABC transporter permease: MTTTAIPPEAKHAPATAPKRRPKREREGAAWVFLSPWVLGATVLTLLPMAVSLYLSFTDYDLFNPPQWVGLRNYTQMFTEDPRYWRSVLTTLTYVVIAVPLQLALALVVALALKGMKRGKGFYRSAFYAPSLLGASMSIALVWRAVFNDGGTVDNLLGTGGWVNKPGFSLLAVALLTVWQFGAPMVIFLAGLQQIPAELYEAAAVDGAGKWRQFLSVTVPMLSPVLFFNLVLQTIQAFQVFTPAFAVSGGKGGPADSTLVYTMYLYDRGFVASHMGYASAMAWVLLVVIGVVTAVLFRTSRSWVFYASEGDR, encoded by the coding sequence ATGACCACCACCGCGATCCCCCCGGAGGCGAAGCACGCCCCCGCCACCGCCCCGAAGCGCCGCCCCAAACGCGAACGCGAGGGCGCCGCCTGGGTGTTCCTGTCCCCGTGGGTGCTCGGCGCGACCGTCCTGACGCTGCTGCCGATGGCCGTCTCGCTGTACCTGTCGTTCACCGACTACGACCTGTTCAACCCGCCGCAGTGGGTCGGCCTGCGCAACTACACGCAGATGTTCACCGAGGACCCGCGCTACTGGCGCTCGGTCCTGACGACCCTGACGTACGTCGTCATCGCCGTGCCCCTGCAACTCGCGCTCGCCCTCGTCGTCGCGCTCGCCCTGAAGGGCATGAAACGTGGCAAGGGCTTCTACCGCTCCGCCTTCTACGCGCCCTCGCTGCTCGGCGCGTCGATGTCCATCGCCCTGGTCTGGCGGGCGGTCTTCAACGACGGCGGCACGGTCGACAACCTGCTCGGCACCGGCGGCTGGGTCAACAAGCCCGGCTTCTCGCTGCTGGCCGTCGCGCTGCTGACGGTGTGGCAGTTCGGCGCCCCGATGGTCATCTTCCTCGCCGGGCTCCAGCAGATCCCCGCCGAGCTGTACGAGGCGGCGGCGGTGGACGGGGCCGGGAAGTGGCGGCAGTTCCTGTCGGTCACCGTGCCGATGCTGTCCCCGGTGCTGTTCTTCAACCTGGTCCTGCAGACCATCCAGGCCTTCCAGGTGTTCACGCCCGCCTTCGCGGTCAGCGGCGGCAAGGGCGGGCCCGCCGACTCGACTCTCGTCTACACCATGTACCTCTACGACCGGGGCTTCGTCGCCTCCCACATGGGCTACGCCTCCGCCATGGCCTGGGTGCTGCTCGTCGTGATCGGCGTCGTCACGGCGGTGCTGTTCCGCACCTCCCGCTCCTGGGTCTTCTACGCCTCCGAGGGGGACCGATGA
- a CDS encoding heavy metal translocating P-type ATPase, producing MTTGTIGTDTEVELVIGGMTCASCAARVEKKLNRMDGVTATVNYATEKAKVSHSGDVSVGDLIATVEATGYTAHEPAPPERPTEPEETDELRPLRERLVTAVVLAVPVVAMAMIPALQFAYWQWLSLTLAAPVVTYAAWPFHKAAFTNARHGAATMDTLISVGTSAAFLWSLWALFLGTAGTPGMTHPFELTIERTDGAGNIYLEAAAGVTAFLLAGRYFEARAKRTAGAALRALLELGAKDVTVLRDEGREQTVPVAELRVGDRFLVRPGEKIATDGTVVEGSSAVDASMLTGESVPVEVGIGDPVTGATLNVGGRLVVRATRVGSDTQLARMARLVEDAQNGKAAAQRLADRISAVFVPVVIALALGTLGFWLGNGVGLTAAFTAAVAVLVIACPCALGLATPTALMVGTGRGAQLGILIKGPEVLESTRRVDTVVLDKTGTVTTGRMTLLAVHTADGTDEAEVLRLAGALEHSSEHPIARAVADGALERLGGALPTPEDFANVPGLGVQGVVEGHAVLVGRERLLADWSMELPESLTEARAVAEKAGRTAIAVAWDGEARAVLEVADAVKETSAEAVERLRALGLTPVLLTGDNEAVARSVAREVGIATEDVVAEVLPQDKVDVVKRLQAEGRSVAMVGDGVNDAAALAQADLGLAMGTGTDAAIEAGDLTLVRGDLRAAADAIRLSRRTLGTIRSNLFWAFAYNVAALPLAAAGLLTPMIAGAAMAFSSVFVVGNSLRLRTFRAAG from the coding sequence ATGACCACCGGAACGATCGGCACCGACACCGAAGTCGAACTCGTCATCGGAGGCATGACCTGTGCCTCCTGCGCGGCGCGCGTCGAGAAGAAGCTCAACCGCATGGACGGGGTCACCGCCACCGTCAACTACGCCACCGAGAAGGCGAAGGTCAGCCACTCCGGTGACGTCTCGGTCGGGGATCTGATCGCCACCGTCGAGGCCACCGGGTACACCGCTCACGAGCCGGCGCCGCCCGAGCGCCCCACCGAGCCCGAGGAGACCGACGAGCTCCGTCCGCTGCGCGAGCGGCTGGTCACGGCCGTGGTGCTGGCGGTCCCCGTCGTGGCCATGGCCATGATCCCGGCGCTGCAGTTCGCGTACTGGCAGTGGCTGTCGCTCACCCTGGCCGCGCCCGTCGTGACCTATGCGGCCTGGCCCTTCCACAAGGCGGCGTTCACCAACGCCCGGCACGGTGCGGCCACCATGGACACGCTGATCTCGGTGGGTACCTCGGCCGCGTTCCTGTGGTCGCTGTGGGCGCTGTTCCTCGGCACCGCGGGCACGCCGGGCATGACGCACCCCTTCGAGCTGACCATCGAGCGCACGGACGGCGCGGGGAACATCTACCTGGAGGCCGCCGCGGGCGTGACGGCCTTCCTGCTGGCCGGGCGGTACTTCGAGGCCCGTGCGAAGCGCACGGCGGGAGCGGCGCTGCGGGCGCTGCTGGAGCTGGGCGCGAAGGACGTCACCGTGCTGCGGGACGAGGGCCGCGAACAGACCGTTCCGGTAGCGGAGTTGAGGGTCGGTGACCGCTTCCTGGTCCGGCCCGGCGAGAAGATCGCCACGGACGGGACGGTCGTCGAGGGCTCCTCCGCCGTGGACGCCTCGATGCTCACCGGCGAGTCCGTACCGGTGGAGGTCGGCATCGGCGACCCGGTCACGGGCGCCACGCTCAACGTCGGCGGGCGGCTCGTCGTACGCGCCACCCGGGTCGGCTCCGACACGCAACTGGCACGCATGGCCCGGCTGGTGGAGGACGCGCAGAACGGCAAGGCCGCGGCGCAGCGGCTCGCGGACCGGATCTCCGCCGTGTTCGTGCCGGTCGTGATCGCCCTCGCGCTGGGCACGCTGGGCTTCTGGCTGGGCAACGGCGTCGGTCTGACGGCCGCCTTCACGGCCGCGGTCGCCGTCCTGGTCATCGCCTGCCCGTGCGCCCTCGGTCTGGCCACGCCGACCGCGCTGATGGTCGGCACCGGGCGGGGCGCCCAGCTCGGCATCCTCATCAAGGGCCCGGAGGTGCTGGAGTCGACGCGCCGGGTCGACACCGTCGTCCTCGACAAGACCGGCACCGTCACCACGGGCCGGATGACCCTGCTGGCCGTGCACACCGCCGACGGCACCGACGAGGCCGAGGTGCTGCGGCTGGCCGGGGCCCTGGAGCACTCCTCCGAGCACCCGATCGCCCGTGCCGTCGCCGACGGGGCGCTGGAGCGGCTGGGCGGCGCGCTGCCCACGCCGGAGGACTTCGCCAATGTGCCCGGACTCGGCGTGCAGGGCGTCGTCGAGGGCCACGCCGTGCTCGTCGGGCGGGAGCGGCTGCTGGCCGACTGGTCGATGGAGCTGCCGGAGAGCCTGACCGAGGCCAGGGCGGTGGCCGAGAAAGCCGGACGCACCGCCATCGCGGTCGCCTGGGACGGCGAGGCGCGTGCGGTGCTGGAGGTCGCCGACGCGGTGAAGGAGACCAGCGCGGAGGCGGTCGAACGGCTGCGTGCCCTCGGGCTCACCCCCGTCCTGCTGACCGGCGACAACGAGGCGGTGGCCAGGTCCGTCGCCCGCGAGGTCGGTATCGCCACGGAGGACGTCGTCGCCGAGGTACTCCCGCAGGACAAGGTCGATGTCGTCAAGCGGCTTCAGGCCGAGGGCCGTTCGGTGGCGATGGTCGGTGACGGTGTCAACGACGCGGCGGCCCTCGCCCAGGCCGATCTGGGGCTGGCCATGGGCACCGGCACGGATGCCGCGATCGAGGCCGGGGACCTGACCCTCGTGCGGGGCGACCTGCGGGCCGCGGCGGACGCCATCCGCCTCTCCCGCCGCACCCTCGGCACCATCCGCTCGAACCTGTTCTGGGCCTTCGCCTACAACGTGGCGGCCCTGCCGCTGGCCGCGGCCGGACTGCTCACGCCGATGATCGCCGGGGCTGCGATGGCCTTCTCCTCGGTCTTCGTCGTCGGCAACTCGCTACGGCTGCGCACCTTCCGAGCCGCCGGCTGA
- a CDS encoding DeoR/GlpR family DNA-binding transcription regulator, translating to MSRDARWKALLDLLVERGRLDVEEAAGELGVSAATIRRDFDGLAEQQMLVRTRGGAVVHGVSYELPLRYKSARHASEKQRIAKAVADLVAPGEAVGLTGGTTTTEVARALAVRGDLTSGSPALTIVTNALNIANELAVRPQFKIVLTGGVARAQSYELVGPLADGVLGQITVDVAVLGVVAFDVTHGAAAHDEAEAAINRLLCERAERVVVAADSSKLGQRAFARICAAEAVDTLVTDTAADAETLRRFEEAGLRVVTV from the coding sequence ATGTCGCGCGACGCCCGCTGGAAGGCGCTGCTGGACCTGCTCGTGGAGCGCGGCCGGCTGGACGTCGAAGAGGCGGCCGGGGAGCTCGGGGTGTCGGCCGCGACGATCCGCCGTGACTTCGACGGGCTGGCCGAGCAGCAGATGCTGGTGCGGACCCGGGGCGGCGCGGTCGTGCACGGTGTGTCGTACGAGCTGCCGCTGCGCTACAAGTCGGCCCGGCACGCCTCCGAGAAGCAGCGCATCGCGAAGGCGGTGGCGGATCTGGTCGCCCCCGGCGAGGCGGTGGGACTGACCGGCGGGACGACCACCACCGAGGTGGCGCGGGCCCTGGCCGTGCGCGGTGACCTGACGTCCGGGTCGCCCGCTCTCACCATCGTGACGAACGCGCTGAACATCGCCAACGAGCTGGCCGTCCGGCCCCAGTTCAAGATCGTGCTGACCGGCGGGGTGGCCCGGGCCCAGTCGTACGAGCTGGTCGGGCCGCTCGCGGACGGGGTGCTCGGGCAGATCACCGTCGATGTGGCGGTGCTCGGCGTGGTCGCCTTCGACGTCACGCACGGGGCGGCGGCGCACGACGAGGCGGAGGCCGCGATCAACCGGCTGCTGTGCGAGCGGGCGGAGCGCGTGGTCGTGGCCGCCGACTCCAGCAAGCTGGGGCAGCGGGCCTTCGCCCGGATCTGCGCGGCCGAGGCCGTGGACACGCTGGTGACGGACACGGCGGCCGACGCGGAGACGCTGCGCCGCTTCGAGGAGGCCGGGCTGCGGGTCGTCACGGTGTGA
- a CDS encoding cupin domain-containing protein, with the protein MVSDTEPALPHPLPGAIGLSHLSAYDWEAADGVCGGSPHLHLVCTEAYVVTGGRGAVQTLSPDGYRDIPLAAGSLAWFTPGTVHRMVQGGDLRITVLMQNSGLPEAGDAVFTFPPEVLADPEKYAAAAKLPPGTGPETAAAARRRRDLAVEGYVVLREALEAGDNAPYLEFQRAAARLVRDKVPTWRELWRAGALATAERTGAQLDALEVGEPLHLDEATAHEAAPTRLGGFGMCGRRDEYNLPGTTLPYQGE; encoded by the coding sequence GTGGTGAGCGACACCGAGCCCGCCCTGCCGCACCCGCTGCCCGGCGCGATCGGCCTGTCCCATCTGAGCGCCTACGACTGGGAGGCCGCCGACGGCGTCTGCGGCGGCAGCCCGCATCTGCACCTGGTGTGCACCGAGGCGTACGTCGTCACCGGCGGCCGGGGCGCGGTCCAGACGCTCAGCCCCGACGGCTACCGGGACATCCCCCTCGCGGCCGGCTCCCTCGCCTGGTTCACCCCGGGCACCGTCCACCGCATGGTGCAGGGCGGCGACCTGCGCATCACCGTCCTGATGCAGAACAGCGGCCTGCCCGAGGCCGGGGACGCCGTGTTCACCTTCCCGCCCGAGGTGCTCGCCGACCCCGAGAAGTACGCCGCCGCCGCGAAGCTGCCGCCCGGCACGGGACCGGAGACGGCGGCTGCCGCCCGGCGCCGCAGGGACCTCGCCGTCGAGGGCTACGTCGTCCTGCGCGAGGCCCTCGAAGCAGGCGACAACGCCCCGTACCTGGAGTTCCAGCGGGCCGCCGCGCGCCTCGTGCGCGACAAGGTGCCCACCTGGCGTGAGCTGTGGCGGGCGGGTGCGCTGGCCACCGCCGAACGCACCGGCGCCCAGCTCGACGCGCTGGAGGTGGGGGAGCCCCTCCACCTCGACGAGGCCACCGCCCACGAGGCGGCGCCCACCCGGCTCGGCGGCTTCGGCATGTGCGGCCGGCGCGACGAGTACAACCTGCCGGGTACCACGCTGCCGTACCAGGGCGAGTAA
- a CDS encoding phosphatase PAP2 family protein: MTDPTITDADAPRPLPSEGKPASGPGRLLAAALGDLRAVDGALYAAVAATPTPTLDRTLRHLSHAADHSKISFGIAAALALAGKRPRRAAVVGVGAIAVASASANLLGKRLVRRARPDREAARVTVDRHVRMPTSASFPSGHTASAVAFATAVGVVLPPAAVPLGALASAVGYSRIHTGVHYPGDVAAGAVLGIASAAAALAAAAATPSARTQALLTAARSWPRISIGSIGR; encoded by the coding sequence ATGACCGATCCGACGATCACAGACGCGGACGCCCCCCGTCCGCTGCCGAGCGAAGGGAAGCCCGCGAGCGGACCCGGCCGGCTCCTGGCCGCCGCACTCGGCGATCTCAGGGCCGTGGACGGCGCCCTCTACGCGGCCGTGGCCGCCACCCCCACGCCCACCCTCGACCGGACGCTGCGCCATCTGTCCCACGCGGCGGACCACTCCAAGATCTCGTTCGGCATCGCCGCCGCCCTGGCGCTGGCCGGGAAGCGTCCGCGCCGGGCCGCGGTCGTCGGCGTCGGGGCGATCGCCGTGGCGTCGGCCTCCGCCAACCTGCTCGGCAAGCGCTTGGTGCGCCGGGCCCGGCCGGACCGGGAGGCGGCCCGGGTGACGGTGGACCGGCATGTCCGGATGCCCACGTCGGCCTCGTTCCCGTCCGGGCACACCGCGTCGGCGGTCGCGTTCGCCACCGCCGTCGGTGTGGTCCTGCCGCCCGCCGCGGTGCCGCTCGGGGCGCTGGCGAGCGCCGTCGGCTACTCCCGTATCCACACGGGCGTGCACTACCCGGGCGACGTGGCCGCCGGCGCGGTCCTCGGCATCGCCAGCGCCGCGGCGGCACTGGCCGCGGCGGCGGCCACTCCCTCGGCACGGACCCAGGCCCTGCTGACGGCGGCTCGGTCGTGGCCGCGGATCAGCATCGGTTCCATCGGCCGTTGA
- a CDS encoding carbohydrate ABC transporter permease has translation MTSTALSHKPVRWGRVAVHLGCLAALLVMLYPLAWLLATSLKPADEVIASLNLLPGHLEWSNYSTALDGVNDVSIWRLLSNSLLIAGGAVLGNVLSCSLAAYAFARLRFRFRGPLFAFMIATIMLPHHAVLIPQYIIFNQLGLVNTYWPLILPKFLATEAFFVFLIVQFMRGLPRELEEAARIDGCGPFRSFFQVVLPLTRPALITTAIFTFIWTWNDFFTQLIYLFDPDKFTLTLALRSFVDASSTSAFGPMFALSVIALLPIVLFFLAFQRFLVEGMASSGVKG, from the coding sequence ATGACCTCGACTGCCCTTTCCCACAAGCCCGTTCGCTGGGGCCGTGTCGCCGTGCACCTCGGCTGCCTGGCCGCGCTGCTGGTCATGCTGTACCCGCTGGCCTGGCTGCTGGCCACCTCGCTCAAGCCCGCCGACGAGGTCATCGCGAGCCTGAACCTGCTGCCCGGTCACCTGGAGTGGTCGAACTACTCCACCGCCCTGGACGGCGTCAACGACGTCTCCATCTGGCGGCTGCTCTCCAACTCCCTGCTGATCGCGGGCGGCGCCGTCCTCGGCAACGTCCTCAGCTGCTCGCTCGCCGCCTACGCCTTCGCGCGCCTGAGGTTCCGCTTCCGCGGGCCGCTGTTCGCCTTCATGATCGCCACGATCATGCTGCCGCACCACGCGGTGCTGATCCCGCAGTACATCATCTTCAACCAGCTCGGCCTGGTGAACACCTACTGGCCTTTGATCCTGCCGAAGTTCCTCGCCACCGAGGCGTTCTTCGTCTTCCTCATCGTGCAGTTCATGCGCGGACTGCCGCGCGAACTGGAGGAGGCCGCCCGGATCGACGGCTGCGGGCCCTTCCGCAGCTTCTTCCAGGTGGTACTGCCGCTCACCCGCCCGGCCCTGATCACCACGGCCATCTTCACCTTCATCTGGACCTGGAACGACTTCTTCACCCAGCTCATCTACCTCTTCGACCCGGACAAGTTCACACTGACCCTCGCGCTGCGCTCCTTCGTGGACGCCTCCAGCACCTCCGCGTTCGGCCCGATGTTCGCGCTGTCGGTGATCGCGCTGCTGCCGATCGTGCTGTTCTTCCTCGCCTTCCAGCGGTTCCTGGTGGAGGGCATGGCCAGCTCCGGAGTCAAGGGATGA